The following DNA comes from Desulfovibrio sp. X2.
GGCGTTCATCTCCTCCATGGCCGCGGCCACCTGGGAGGTGCGGTCTGCGGTGTTGTCCACGCCGGAGGTCAGGTCCTCCATGCGCGAGGAGAGCTCCATGGCCGCGGAAGCGAGGTCGTGGGCCACGGTGGTGACCTGCCCCGCGACCTCGAGGAGGTTCTTCCTGTGCGCCTCGATGCGGCGCTTGTCCTGCTCCTCCTGGGTCAGGTCGATGAGCACGCCGATGGCGCCCACCACGCTGCCCGAGGAGTCGCGCAGCGGCGAGACCTCGTAGTGCAGGGGGAACTCCACGCCGTCGCGGCGCAGGTGGCGGAAGTTGCCGCTCACCGAGCGCCCCTGCCCGAGGACCGCGCCGGTCAGGTTGGCGTCCTTGCCGAAGACCTCGGCCACGGTCCTGCCCATGACCTCGTCCTCGCGCTTGCCGAGGATGTTGCGCAGGGGCACGTTGGCGACCTCGAGGCGGTCCTCCCCGTCGGTCACGAAGAGGGGGATGATGATGCCGTCGAGGATGCCCCGGTTGTACTCGAGCTGGTCCTTGATGCGCAGGATCATGGTCGTCAGGTACTCGCACAGGCTCGAGAGCTCGTCCTGCCCGCCCACGTCGAAGCAGACGTTCAGGTCGCCCTGGCTCACGCGCTCGGAATAGGCGGAGATGAAGCGGATGCGGCTGATGACGGCCTTGCGCATGAAGAGCACGAGCGTGGCCAAAAGGAGCACGAGGCCGGTCACGGAGATGACGGCGCCCTTGATCTGGATGGAGCGAAGCCCCCCCATCTCCTGCGAGAGGTCCTGGAGCATGACCAGGGAGCCGAGCACGGGCCTGCTCTTGCCGTGGCAGTGGTAGCAGCGCGGCTCGTTGGGGATGGTCGCGACCTCGAGGAAATAGGGCGTGCCCGCCATCCTGATGAGCTCGCCGCGCTTGGTCTCGCTCGCGAGGCTCTGGCCGAGCAGCTCGGCCACCTGGCCGTCCATGACCTGGCCGAGGTCCTTGCGCAGCAGCTCGGGCTTGGTGGCGTAGGTCACGTTGCCCGAATGGTTGGTGATGGAGATGGTGAACTTGCCGTATTCCTTGCCGATCTTCTCGAACTGGTGGATGGTCTCCTCGTTGTTGCCCTGGCGCATGGGCTCCTCGATGGCCATCTGCACGAGACGCGAGGTGCGCTCGGCGCCGGTCTCGATCTCGTGCAGGATGCCCTTGCGCTGCCAGTAGGAGTTGGCCAGGAAGAGGCCGAGGAAGGCAAGGATGGTCAGGCCGGAGGTGAGGAACAGGACTTTCGCGCCGAGGGACCGACGGATGAACTGCATGCTCCCTCCCCCCATCAGTGCGCGCCGCCGAAGAGGAGCGGCTTGAAGTTGAAGGAGGCCACCCGGTCACTGTTGTGGCACGTCTCGCAGTCCTTGAGCGTCAGGTTGCGCCTGATGAGCGAGGGATCGCCGCCCGAATCGACGTGGGCGCTGCCCGGGCCGTGGCAGACCTCGCAC
Coding sequences within:
- a CDS encoding methyl-accepting chemotaxis protein; protein product: MQFIRRSLGAKVLFLTSGLTILAFLGLFLANSYWQRKGILHEIETGAERTSRLVQMAIEEPMRQGNNEETIHQFEKIGKEYGKFTISITNHSGNVTYATKPELLRKDLGQVMDGQVAELLGQSLASETKRGELIRMAGTPYFLEVATIPNEPRCYHCHGKSRPVLGSLVMLQDLSQEMGGLRSIQIKGAVISVTGLVLLLATLVLFMRKAVISRIRFISAYSERVSQGDLNVCFDVGGQDELSSLCEYLTTMILRIKDQLEYNRGILDGIIIPLFVTDGEDRLEVANVPLRNILGKREDEVMGRTVAEVFGKDANLTGAVLGQGRSVSGNFRHLRRDGVEFPLHYEVSPLRDSSGSVVGAIGVLIDLTQEEQDKRRIEAHRKNLLEVAGQVTTVAHDLASAAMELSSRMEDLTSGVDNTADRTSQVAAAMEEMNATVLEVARNAGQTAEAADKAGSVAQQGGSRVQETVMTTREVAKTTNELAGTLNSLAGKAEAIGRVLSVISDIADQTNLLALNAAIEAARAGDAGRGFAVVADEVRKLAEKTMNATREVGQAIAEIQDVSAAAVSEMGSTRQRVERATGMVEDAGSVLSEIIAQSVSIADMVRNIATASEQQSSTSEEINTNVTKINNTSQDISIRIQEANGRIQDVARMAEDLSGLVERFKS